Proteins from a genomic interval of Providencia stuartii:
- the xylB gene encoding xylulokinase, whose amino-acid sequence MTLYAGIDCGTQSTKVVIVDSESAQILGEGSAPHPLISEASGRREQHASWWTDALEIAFHQAINNAGIEGKEIAAVAVSGQQHGFVPLDSQGHVIAPVKLWCDTETAAENQNIVDALGGTEGALSQLGLMPQTGYTISKILWLKTHHPELWEQLDTVLLPHDYLNFWLTGVRIAEFGDASGTGLLNIRTREWDTHTINLIDDSGRLQRALPPLVTAETCIGTVLPEIACRLGISSQTKVATGGGDNMMAAIGTGNIVPGIITMSLGTSGTLFTYSKTPVVANSEMIAGFCSSTNGWLPLICTMNVTSATTAVQKFLNLDLKSFNQALEQTEPGANGLKMLPFFNGERVPQLPQAKASIHNIDSSNLNAQNLSLAVVESATYGLRFGIDLFRKQGIHAHEIRLTGGGAKSAKWRQIVANIMNVPVICVTNSEAAALGAAIQAIWCDTLTEHDDKTALLEKICRQFVHLDESTLVIPDNQNVSCYEGLYQDYLSLLQAEYPEVAI is encoded by the coding sequence ATGACACTGTATGCTGGGATCGATTGCGGTACGCAAAGTACTAAAGTCGTTATCGTTGATAGCGAAAGCGCACAAATATTGGGTGAAGGTTCCGCGCCTCACCCTCTCATAAGCGAAGCATCTGGGCGCCGTGAACAGCATGCTTCTTGGTGGACAGATGCACTGGAAATAGCATTTCACCAAGCAATTAATAACGCTGGAATTGAGGGTAAAGAAATTGCTGCTGTTGCCGTTTCGGGTCAACAACATGGTTTTGTGCCACTCGATAGTCAAGGTCATGTTATCGCCCCCGTTAAACTATGGTGCGATACTGAAACGGCCGCAGAAAATCAAAACATTGTTGATGCATTAGGTGGCACAGAAGGTGCTTTATCCCAACTAGGGTTAATGCCTCAAACGGGTTATACCATTTCTAAAATTTTGTGGCTAAAAACACATCATCCTGAACTTTGGGAGCAGTTAGACACGGTGTTGCTGCCACATGATTACCTTAATTTTTGGCTAACGGGTGTTCGTATTGCTGAATTTGGCGATGCATCAGGAACTGGGCTACTGAATATTCGCACGCGTGAATGGGATACTCATACCATCAATCTGATTGATGATTCAGGCCGTTTACAGCGAGCGCTTCCTCCGTTGGTTACCGCTGAAACCTGTATTGGTACTGTATTGCCGGAAATTGCTTGTCGATTAGGCATATCGAGCCAAACAAAAGTGGCGACTGGTGGCGGTGATAATATGATGGCAGCCATTGGCACTGGCAATATTGTACCCGGTATCATCACAATGAGCTTGGGGACTTCAGGCACACTCTTTACCTACTCGAAAACGCCTGTTGTCGCAAATTCAGAGATGATTGCTGGTTTTTGTTCATCAACAAATGGCTGGTTACCATTAATTTGTACAATGAATGTGACCTCAGCAACCACGGCAGTACAAAAATTCCTCAATCTTGATTTAAAGAGCTTTAATCAAGCCTTAGAACAGACCGAACCTGGCGCTAATGGTTTGAAAATGTTGCCATTCTTTAATGGCGAGCGCGTTCCACAATTACCGCAAGCTAAAGCCAGTATTCATAATATTGATAGCAGCAATCTCAATGCTCAAAACCTAAGCCTCGCCGTTGTTGAAAGTGCAACTTATGGCCTACGTTTTGGTATTGATTTATTCCGTAAACAAGGAATACATGCTCATGAAATTCGTCTCACTGGCGGTGGCGCGAAAAGTGCCAAATGGCGTCAAATTGTTGCAAATATTATGAATGTTCCTGTTATTTGCGTCACTAACAGTGAAGCGGCGGCGTTGGGCGCGGCAATTCAAGCTATCTGGTGCGATACCTTAACTGAACATGATGATAAAACAGCATTATTAGAAAAAATTTGTCGGCAATTTGTGCATCTTGATGAGAGCACACTCGTCATACCCGACAACCAAAACGTATCTTGCTATGAAGGTTTATATCAAGATTACCTTTCGTTACTCCAAGCTGAATATCCAGAGGTGGCAATATGA
- a CDS encoding alanine/glycine:cation symporter family protein, with amino-acid sequence MELITTWLGELNSIVWGVPMLIGILGVGIYMQLRLAFLPIRKLGTGFKLLFQKNESRGEGQISPFNALMTALSATIGTGNIAGVATAVVMGGPGALFWMWMTALVGMATKYSEAVLAVRFREVDKYGQYVGGPMYYIKNGLGPKWIWLGTLFALFGACASFGIGNTVQANSVADVLESNFGIHKWLTAGALVILVGAVLIGGLRRISDVAGKLVPFMTVAYFGAGLLVLGINFSEIPAAFSLVVTSAFTPVAAQGGFAGAAVWAAIRFGVARGVFSNEAGLGSAPIAHAAAKTQNPIRQGLIAMLGTFIDTIIVCSVTGLTIIITGGWLTSETGATLTASSFQSAIPGGNYIVAVALAIFAFTTILGWSFYGEKCVQYLFGLRAIKVFRILWLIALPIGATQSLDFVWLLADTLNAMMAIPNLIALIMLSPVVYRLTRDHIKDVNADSIDMANKLYEK; translated from the coding sequence ATGGAGCTGATAACAACTTGGCTAGGTGAGTTAAACAGTATTGTATGGGGGGTACCGATGTTGATAGGTATCCTCGGCGTTGGGATCTATATGCAGCTACGGCTAGCATTTTTGCCTATTCGTAAACTCGGGACAGGGTTTAAATTATTATTTCAAAAGAATGAATCCCGAGGGGAAGGGCAAATCTCACCATTTAATGCCTTAATGACTGCATTATCAGCGACCATTGGTACGGGGAATATTGCTGGTGTTGCGACTGCTGTTGTTATGGGAGGGCCTGGAGCACTATTTTGGATGTGGATGACGGCATTAGTCGGTATGGCAACGAAATATTCTGAAGCTGTACTTGCGGTCCGTTTCCGTGAAGTTGACAAATATGGGCAATATGTGGGCGGCCCAATGTATTACATCAAAAACGGTTTAGGGCCGAAATGGATTTGGTTAGGAACGCTCTTTGCGCTTTTTGGTGCATGTGCAAGTTTCGGTATTGGTAATACAGTGCAAGCAAACTCGGTAGCAGATGTATTAGAAAGTAATTTTGGTATACATAAATGGTTAACTGCTGGGGCGCTTGTCATACTGGTTGGTGCTGTTTTAATTGGTGGCTTACGTCGTATTTCTGATGTGGCAGGGAAATTAGTGCCCTTTATGACAGTCGCTTATTTTGGTGCTGGCTTGTTGGTGTTAGGGATTAATTTCAGCGAAATTCCCGCTGCATTTTCTTTAGTTGTGACTTCTGCATTTACACCAGTTGCAGCTCAAGGAGGATTCGCTGGTGCGGCAGTTTGGGCCGCTATTCGTTTTGGTGTCGCTCGAGGGGTATTTTCCAACGAAGCGGGTTTAGGTAGCGCACCTATCGCACACGCCGCAGCGAAAACGCAAAATCCTATTCGCCAAGGTTTGATTGCCATGTTAGGCACATTTATCGACACGATTATTGTTTGTTCGGTAACAGGTTTAACGATCATTATTACGGGGGGATGGCTGACAAGTGAAACAGGTGCAACACTCACCGCATCTTCTTTCCAATCAGCAATTCCTGGTGGGAACTATATTGTTGCAGTTGCTTTAGCCATATTTGCGTTTACGACGATTCTTGGGTGGAGCTTCTATGGTGAAAAATGTGTGCAATATCTATTTGGTTTGAGGGCAATTAAGGTATTTAGAATATTATGGTTAATTGCTTTACCTATAGGCGCGACACAATCACTTGATTTTGTATGGTTATTAGCTGATACCTTGAATGCCATGATGGCAATTCCAAACTTGATTGCATTGATCATGCTAAGCCCTGTGGTTTATCGGTTAACTCGAGACCATATTAAAGATGTCAATGCTGATAGCATTGATATGGCTAATAAGCTCTATGAAAAATAA
- a CDS encoding sugar ABC transporter ATP-binding protein, which translates to MTNSVDIQADELLHITGVKKSFGPVVALKNAQFSLKKGSIHALCGGNGAGKSTFLSILMGFIQPDSGDIIVKGKHCHFHQPKDALNAGIAIVQQELSSIPDLTIAENIWLGREPKKLGFVDFKKMNQLTADLMADLHFDLSPTEKVRNLSVAEQQLVEIAKALSHSDADIIIMDEPTSAIGEEDAQKIFDVITRLAQMGKGIIYVSHRLSEIFQIADTFSIFRDGTFITEGAIADITREQLIEHIIGGEFKDEFAKFNQPTNETILTVEQLSWLDKIKNISLTLKKGEILGIYGLVGSGRSEFLDLIFGIEHASAGTIKVNNTELGKHSPQDAIKAGIAYVTEDRKETGLMLGRSINENINIASFSEISRASFINEKKEQARADDMIKLFNIKTPDADQLAGNLSGGNQQKVVLGRWALLDPEVMLLDEPTRGIDVGAKKEIYRYMSEFALKGKGIIMVSSELSEIIGMSDRIIVFRNGELAGELSAAEATQTELMKLAV; encoded by the coding sequence ATGACAAACTCGGTGGACATTCAAGCGGATGAACTTTTACATATCACTGGGGTTAAAAAATCATTTGGGCCTGTAGTGGCATTAAAAAATGCACAATTTAGCCTGAAAAAAGGGTCTATTCATGCTTTATGCGGCGGAAATGGCGCTGGCAAATCGACCTTTTTAAGTATCCTAATGGGGTTCATCCAGCCTGATTCGGGTGACATCATAGTGAAAGGCAAACATTGCCATTTTCATCAACCAAAAGATGCACTTAATGCAGGCATTGCAATTGTTCAACAAGAGCTTAGCTCAATTCCTGATCTCACCATTGCTGAGAATATCTGGTTAGGTCGCGAACCTAAAAAGCTCGGCTTTGTCGATTTCAAAAAAATGAATCAGCTAACGGCTGATTTAATGGCAGACTTGCATTTTGATCTCTCACCCACAGAAAAAGTGCGTAATCTCAGTGTTGCTGAACAACAGCTGGTCGAGATAGCCAAAGCACTGTCTCACTCTGACGCTGATATCATCATTATGGATGAGCCGACATCCGCAATTGGTGAAGAAGATGCACAAAAGATTTTTGACGTTATTACTCGTTTAGCGCAAATGGGGAAAGGGATTATTTATGTTTCCCACCGTCTCTCTGAAATATTTCAAATTGCTGACACTTTTTCTATTTTCCGCGATGGCACATTTATTACGGAAGGTGCAATTGCAGATATCACACGTGAGCAGCTCATTGAACATATTATTGGTGGTGAATTTAAAGATGAATTTGCCAAATTTAATCAGCCTACCAATGAAACGATCTTAACTGTCGAACAGTTAAGTTGGCTCGATAAAATCAAAAATATCAGTTTAACCCTTAAAAAAGGGGAGATTCTGGGAATATATGGACTTGTCGGCTCAGGGCGAAGTGAATTTCTCGATCTTATTTTTGGTATTGAGCACGCCTCTGCGGGAACCATTAAAGTTAACAATACTGAATTAGGCAAGCACTCTCCTCAAGATGCGATCAAAGCTGGTATTGCTTATGTAACTGAGGATAGAAAAGAAACAGGTTTAATGTTAGGCCGTTCAATTAATGAAAATATTAACATCGCCTCTTTTTCAGAGATTAGTCGTGCCAGTTTCATTAATGAGAAGAAAGAACAAGCTCGCGCCGATGACATGATCAAATTATTCAACATTAAAACCCCCGATGCCGATCAACTGGCAGGAAATCTCAGTGGCGGTAATCAACAAAAAGTCGTTCTAGGCCGTTGGGCACTGCTTGACCCTGAAGTGATGTTACTTGATGAACCTACTCGGGGTATTGATGTTGGCGCCAAAAAAGAGATCTATCGTTATATGTCGGAATTTGCTCTGAAAGGTAAAGGGATCATCATGGTCTCCTCCGAATTATCGGAAATTATCGGGATGAGCGATCGCATTATTGTCTTCCGTAACGGTGAGCTTGCTGGCGAACTTTCTGCTGCTGAAGCAACTCAGACAGAATTAATGAAACTTGCTGTTTAA
- a CDS encoding ABC transporter permease has translation MNSTYSTPTPGMSFLARNKKNMHKYGIIMAFFVLCLIVAVIGEVQVARGEWTNNYFLSQDNMLIVLRQISINGILAIGMTFVIITAGVDLSVGSVLALSGIVAARFATTNAGLSIGDTANAVMVPMIIALGIGIICGLINGTILAKFNLQPFIVTMGMLSAARGLTLLTTDGNPVSQLNSDFRWLGNGYIFDIPVPVVLLIVIFALAWVLLNKTTFGRYVYAVGGNPKSARTSGISVIKVKVLVYTLCGALAGIAGLILTARTGSAQTSAGGAYELDAIAAVVIGGTSMSGGVGTLVGTFFGVLIIGVMNNGLDLLGVPSYYQQIIKGALIVIAVLLDPSRKQRRD, from the coding sequence ATGAATAGTACTTACTCTACACCAACACCGGGGATGTCCTTTCTCGCTCGCAATAAGAAGAATATGCATAAGTACGGCATTATTATGGCTTTCTTTGTTCTTTGCCTGATTGTCGCTGTTATTGGTGAAGTGCAAGTGGCGCGCGGCGAATGGACAAATAACTATTTCCTTAGCCAAGACAATATGCTGATTGTCTTACGTCAAATATCCATTAACGGTATTTTAGCGATAGGGATGACCTTCGTTATTATTACTGCTGGTGTTGACTTATCAGTCGGCTCTGTTCTTGCTCTTAGTGGTATTGTTGCTGCTCGTTTTGCCACAACAAATGCTGGCTTATCGATTGGCGATACTGCAAATGCCGTGATGGTGCCCATGATCATTGCCTTAGGCATCGGTATTATCTGTGGCCTGATTAACGGTACTATTTTAGCTAAATTCAATCTCCAGCCCTTTATCGTAACGATGGGAATGCTCTCAGCAGCCCGTGGTTTAACATTATTAACCACTGACGGTAACCCTGTTTCTCAACTTAATAGTGACTTTAGGTGGCTAGGTAACGGCTACATCTTTGATATTCCTGTACCTGTCGTGTTATTGATCGTCATATTCGCACTTGCTTGGGTGCTGCTAAATAAAACAACATTCGGCCGCTATGTTTATGCCGTAGGTGGAAACCCTAAAAGTGCAAGAACATCAGGTATCAGTGTCATCAAAGTAAAAGTCCTAGTTTACACCCTGTGTGGTGCGTTAGCTGGTATTGCCGGATTGATCTTAACGGCAAGAACGGGTTCTGCACAAACCAGTGCTGGTGGTGCTTATGAATTAGATGCCATCGCCGCCGTTGTTATCGGTGGAACCAGTATGTCTGGTGGTGTAGGCACCTTGGTTGGTACTTTCTTTGGCGTATTGATCATCGGTGTCATGAACAATGGATTAGATTTATTGGGCGTTCCTTCTTATTACCAACAAATTATTAAAGGCGCCTTGATCGTCATTGCCGTACTGCTCGACCCTTCACGTAAACAAAGACGTGATTAA
- a CDS encoding substrate-binding domain-containing protein: MAIAAKEDPVKIAILMYGMKAEFVQLMEKAAKEHPAVKDGEAVITVYDGRYDPMVQNNQAETAIQTKTDAIIINPMDYEANIDVVTMANDAKIPVIVTNARLNTDKMTAEVVSDDVLGGYMEAKNVLEKMNCEGNVVIIEGPKGGSGEIQRGEGNDKAIAECGPGKIKVLERKTANWSRAEAMPLMENWLQKHRGKINGVIAQNDEMALGAIEAIKGAGLEVNSFAIAGVDGVSDAIIAVQNGEMVSILQDANAQMQGSIDIAMKSVKGDSYQPKSAIWKQYADQLQWNDGKDKRYQIPWTVVTKDNAQQLLDARQ, translated from the coding sequence ATGGCGATCGCCGCCAAAGAAGATCCCGTCAAAATTGCTATTTTGATGTATGGAATGAAAGCGGAATTCGTGCAATTAATGGAAAAAGCGGCCAAAGAACACCCTGCGGTTAAAGACGGTGAAGCAGTAATTACCGTCTATGATGGCCGTTATGACCCGATGGTACAAAATAACCAAGCAGAAACGGCTATTCAGACCAAGACCGATGCGATTATCATCAATCCAATGGATTATGAAGCAAACATTGATGTCGTCACTATGGCAAATGATGCCAAAATCCCGGTTATTGTGACTAACGCACGCCTTAATACCGATAAAATGACCGCGGAAGTCGTTTCAGATGACGTTTTAGGTGGCTATATGGAAGCCAAAAATGTCCTCGAGAAAATGAACTGTGAAGGTAATGTCGTTATCATTGAAGGCCCTAAAGGGGGTAGCGGTGAAATCCAGCGTGGTGAAGGTAACGATAAAGCTATTGCAGAATGTGGCCCAGGTAAAATCAAAGTATTAGAGCGCAAGACTGCAAACTGGTCACGTGCAGAAGCGATGCCATTAATGGAAAACTGGTTACAAAAACATCGCGGCAAAATCAATGGTGTTATCGCGCAAAATGATGAAATGGCGCTGGGAGCAATCGAAGCAATCAAAGGTGCGGGCCTTGAGGTAAATAGTTTTGCGATTGCCGGGGTTGATGGGGTTTCCGATGCCATCATTGCTGTTCAAAATGGCGAAATGGTATCTATCCTGCAAGATGCAAACGCACAAATGCAAGGCTCTATCGATATTGCCATGAAATCCGTTAAAGGTGATAGCTATCAACCGAAGTCTGCTATCTGGAAACAGTATGCAGATCAATTACAGTGGAACGATGGTAAAGACAAACGTTATCAAATTCCTTGGACTGTTGTCACAAAAGACAACGCACAACAACTCTTAGACGCTCGTCAATAA